The Sulfitobacter sp. SK011 genome has a window encoding:
- a CDS encoding aspartate carbamoyltransferase catalytic subunit → MTFLHRHLLGIEQLSQSDITTVLDLADTYADLNRQPSKHGDALKGLTQINMFFENSTRTQASFEIAGKRLGADVMNMAMQASSIKKGETLIDTAMTLNAMHPDLLVVRHTQSGAVDLLAQKVNCAVLNAGDGRHEHPTQALLDALTIRRAKGRLHRLSIAICGDIAHSRVARSNIMLLGKMENRIRLIGPPTLMPSQIDQFGVEVFDNMAEGLRDVDVVMMLRLQRERMDGGFIPSEREYYHRYGLDEEKLGHAKPDAIVMHPGPMNRGVEIDGTLADDINRSVIQDQVEMGVAVRMAVMDLLARNLRSGIK, encoded by the coding sequence ATGACATTCCTCCACCGCCATCTCTTGGGTATCGAACAACTGTCGCAGAGCGATATCACCACGGTCCTTGATCTGGCCGACACCTATGCTGACCTGAACCGCCAGCCATCAAAGCATGGTGATGCGCTTAAGGGGCTGACACAGATCAATATGTTCTTTGAAAACTCGACGCGCACGCAGGCGAGTTTTGAGATTGCTGGCAAACGGCTGGGTGCGGATGTGATGAACATGGCCATGCAGGCGTCGTCGATCAAGAAAGGCGAGACCCTGATTGATACGGCAATGACGCTGAACGCTATGCATCCCGATCTGTTGGTCGTGCGCCATACGCAATCGGGTGCTGTCGACCTTCTGGCGCAAAAGGTGAATTGTGCGGTGCTCAACGCCGGGGATGGCCGCCATGAACACCCGACCCAGGCGCTGTTGGATGCATTGACCATTCGCCGCGCCAAAGGCCGCCTGCACCGGCTCAGCATCGCGATTTGCGGCGATATCGCGCACAGCCGTGTGGCACGGTCCAACATCATGTTGCTGGGTAAGATGGAAAACCGCATCCGACTGATTGGGCCGCCCACGCTTATGCCGTCGCAGATTGATCAGTTCGGGGTCGAGGTTTTCGACAACATGGCCGAGGGGCTTAGGGATGTGGATGTGGTGATGATGCTGCGCCTGCAACGTGAACGCATGGACGGCGGTTTTATCCCGTCAGAGCGGGAATATTATCACCGCTACGGGCTTGATGAAGAAAAGCTGGGCCATGCAAAACCAGACGCCATTGTCATGCATCCGGGCCCGATGAATCGCGGGGTCGAAATTGACGGGACTCTGGCGGACGACATCAACCGAAGTGTTATTCAGGATCAGGTCGAGATGGGCGTTGCCGTGCGCATGGCGGTCATGGACCTGCTGGCGCGCAACCTGCGCAGCGGCATTAAATAA
- a CDS encoding uracil-DNA glycosylase family protein → MESANTYWADRALLEWQVELGATEAICDAPVDRYDVPAAVVKPKTAPSPVNSIDVSPEKPDAVQVATQAASAAQTLDELSAALGRFDLCDLKKGARNLVFSDGIAGARVMIVGEAPGRDEDLAGKPFVGKAGQLLDKMLAAIGLGRDRADAPVYITNVLPWRPPQNRDPKPDEIAMMRPFLMRHIELAKPELIVIVGNWSCQALLGKRGITRLRGQWTQAADLPALPMFHPAYLLRNPEVKREAWADLLSLKARLRDG, encoded by the coding sequence ATGGAATCGGCAAATACATACTGGGCAGACCGGGCCTTGCTGGAATGGCAGGTCGAACTGGGCGCGACAGAGGCAATCTGTGACGCACCGGTGGACCGGTATGACGTGCCCGCAGCGGTAGTGAAACCAAAGACAGCGCCCTCTCCGGTCAATTCGATTGATGTATCACCTGAAAAACCCGATGCGGTACAGGTCGCGACCCAAGCGGCGTCGGCAGCGCAGACCCTTGACGAACTCAGCGCCGCGCTCGGACGGTTTGATCTGTGCGATTTAAAGAAAGGGGCCCGCAATCTGGTATTCTCTGACGGTATCGCCGGTGCGCGGGTGATGATCGTGGGCGAGGCACCGGGTCGGGATGAGGATCTTGCCGGTAAACCCTTTGTTGGCAAGGCAGGGCAATTGCTGGACAAGATGCTGGCTGCGATCGGGCTGGGGCGGGACCGGGCGGATGCCCCTGTTTACATCACCAATGTATTGCCGTGGCGGCCACCGCAAAACCGTGACCCCAAACCTGACGAAATCGCGATGATGCGGCCCTTTTTGATGCGGCATATTGAGCTGGCAAAGCCGGAACTGATTGTTATTGTTGGGAACTGGTCGTGTCAGGCCCTGCTTGGCAAGCGCGGCATCACGCGGCTGCGTGGGCAATGGACACAAGCGGCGGACTTGCCTGCACTGCCAATGTTCCACCCTGCGTATTTATTGCGCAACCCTGAGGTCAAGCGCGAAGCCTGGGCGGATTTACTAAGCTTAAAGGCGCGGTTGCGCGATGGTTGA